Below is a window of Cupriavidus sp. MP-37 DNA.
AGGTGAGCCACCACTTCCGGGCTCGCCGTTGCAGCAAGCCATCCGCTGCCGTTTATCTTTTCCGCAATGACCATGACCGATCGCCTCACGCCGATGCCCGATGCGCCTGTCCGCCCGACGCGGACCGGCCGCGCGCACGCGTCCGCGGTCGCCATGGCCCCCAGCCTGCCCCAGCGCGCCAAGCGCGCGATGTCTCCCCGCCGGATCAGCGCACCGCCTGATTCCGCCCGGTTCCCAGCCTGATTCGTCTCCCATAGCGGGGCCCGGGCCGAACCGGGCCCGAGCCAGCGTTTCCGTTGTTGCCGGCGATTGCCGCAACGCTTTCGCCGATCCGTTGATGCCCGCGCCGCTGCGCGGCAAGCCATCGCAAGACCTGACCGCCGCCGCCCGCCATGCTGGCCGGCCGCGCCCACCCACGATTGCCGGAGGACCCGCCATGACGGCCACCAAGACCCAGACCGCCACCCTGTACCTGACCGAACTCGACGTGACCCGCCTGGAGCGCATCGCCAGCCGCGCCGGCTCCGCGCAGCTCGAGGACATGCTCGACAGCCTGCTGGCGCGCGCCACCATCGTCGCGCCCGAAGAGATCCCGACCGACGTGGTGACCATGAACACCCGCGTGGTGTGCACGCTGCCGGGCGAGCAGGCGCCGCGCAACTGGACCCTGGTGTATCCCGACGCCGCCGACTTCGACGCGGGCCGGCTCTCGGTGCTGTCGCCGGTGGGCCAGGCGCTGCTGGGCGCGCGCGCCGGCCAGACCGTCAGCTACCGCCTGCCCGATGGCCGCGAACAGCAAGTGACGGTCGCCGAGATCGCATTCCAGCCCGAAGCCAGCGGCCAGTACACCCTTTGAGCGGCTGCGGGCGCGCCCTCGCGGGTGCGGCCGCCGCCACGCGCACCCGCCAGTGGCGGCGTGTCTCCGGCGATCCGTGGACACCATTCATCGGCAAGCGAGTCGTTTCACGACTCGCAACGCACCATTCGTCGCAGCGATATTTCTGCTGGCGCGGGCTGTGACTAATCTTCAGTCCGTGCTCGCATCGCAACATAGATTGCAGAGCGGCCGGAGTCTCATCCCGGACCTACAAGAAAGAACGACGAAATCAGTTGAAGGAGTCCCAAATGATCGCCAGACGTATCCTTGGCGGCGCGCTCGCGTTCGCGGCAGTGGCCGCGTCCGCTACGGCGATGGCTGCCCCCGCTGCCAGCAAGGTTGGCAAGTTTGATGTGTATGCCGACGCGCTGCGGGTCGGCAAGTATGATGTGTATACGGACGGCGCCAAGCAAGGCAAGTTCGACACCTACACCGACGGCGCCCGCACCGGCCGCTTCGATCCGTACTCGGAAGGCGCGCGCCGCGACGGCAAGTTCGACACCTTCAGCGAAGGGACGCACAGCTTCAGCGGCGAGATCTCGCAGCGCGGCAAGTTCGACACCTTCAGCGAAGGCACGCACACCTTCACCGGTGACGTGGCCGAGCGCGCGCTCGACAACTCGCGCACCGGCGACGGCTCGCTGTACGGCTATCGCGTCTGATACCCGGTCTGCTTCCAGACCCGACGCGGCCACTGCGGTGGCCGCAAGTTTTCTCTCCCGCCTGCCCGGCCGACCTCCTCCTCCTTCTCTCTTCGCCTGGCAGGCGTTTTTCTATTCCGCAGACACTGCCGCCTCAGGTTCCGCGGCGGGCTGCGCACGCGGCAGACGGCGCGCGATGGCCGCGTACAGCAGCGGCACCGCCAGCGTGCCCAGCACGGTCGCGCCCAGCATGCCGCCCAGCACGCCGGTGCCGACCGCCTGCTGCGCGCCCGCGCCCGGGCCGGTGCTGATGGCCAGCGGCACCACGCCCAGCACGAACGCCAGCGAGGTCATCACCACCGGCCGCAGCCGCTGGCGCGCCGCGCGCGTGGCGGCTTCGACCGCGTCCATGGCGCCCGCGGCGCCGCGCCGCAGCTGCTCGGCGTATTCGACGATCAGGATGGCGTTCTTGGCCGCCAGCCCCATGATCACCACCACGCCGACCTTGAAGTAGACGTCGTTGGGCATGCCGCGCAGCCAGATCGCGGCGGCCGCGCCCATCAGGCCGGTCGGCACGATCGCGATCACCGCCAGCGGCAAGGTCCAGCTTTCATACAGCGCCACCAGGCACAGGAAGATAAACAGCAGCGACAGCGCGAACAGCCACGGCGCCTGCGTGCCGGTCTGCTGCTGCTCGTAGGCGCGCCCGGTCCAGCGCACGTCGAATTCGGGGCCCAGCCCGCGCACCAGTTCCGTCAGCCGCGTCATCGCCGCGCCGGTGGTGTAGCCCGGCGCCACTTCGGCATTGATGCGCACCGAGCTGAAGCCGTCGAAGCGCTCCAGCGTGACTTCGCCTTGCCCCCATTCCAGCGAGGCGAACGCAGCCAGCGACACCATCGCGCCCTGGGCGTTGCGCACATGCACGCGCGCGAGCTGGTCCGGCTGCATGCGGAACGGGGCGTCGGCCTGCAGGATCACGCGCCGCACCCGGCCTTCGCGCGCCACTTCGTCGATATAGCGCGAGCCCAGCGTCGCCGACAGCGTGTGGTGCACGGCTTCGGCGTCGACGCCGAAGGCCTCGGCCTTGCGATAGTCGATCTTCAGGTCCAGCGCCGGCACCGGCTGGCCGGTGGTGGCGCGCACCTCGCCCAGCACCGGGTCTTGCCTGGCCCGCTCGATCAGCTTGTCGCGCGCGGCGAAGAGTGCCTCGCGCCCCACTGGCTGGCGCGCCACCAGGCGCATGTCCAGGCCGCCGATGCTGCCCAGTTCCGGCAGCGCCGAGCTGTTGTAGGCGAACAGTTGCGCGGCGCCGCGGCCGGGCCAGCTTTCCAGGCCGGCCGAGAGCCGCTCCAGCACCGCCTGTGCGGTGTGCTCCCGCCCGCGGGCCTTCCAGTCGGACAGGCCGATAAACAGGCTGGCACGCTGCTCGCCGCTGCCGCCGCTGGACCAGCCCAGCACGGCAAAGCTCGAGCGCACCGGGTAGTGCTGGTCGCGCATCCACTGTTCCAGACCGGCGACGAGGCGGCGCGTGTCGGCCTGCGTGCTGCCTGCGGGCAGCTCGACATCGACCACGATCTCGCCGGTATCCTCTTCCGGCAGGAAGCCGCTCGGCATCTTCCACAGCGCATAGCCGCACGCCAGCGTCAGCGCCAGGTACACCGCCAGCCAGCGCAGCCGGCGGCGCTGCAGCGCCTGGACCCAGCCGGCATAGCGGCCGGTGAACGCGGCGAAGCGCGCATCGAACCACGCCAGCGGCCCGCGTGCCGGCGCCGCGCTGTGGCGCAGCAGGCTGGCGCACATTGCCGGCGCCAGCGTCAGCGCGAAGAACAGCGAGAATGCGATCGATACCGCCAGCGTCACGGCGAAATGCCGGTAGATCACGCCCACCGCGCTGCCGAAGAACGCCATCGGCACGAACACCGCGCACAGCACCAGCGTCACCGCGACCAGCGCGCCGGAGACCTCGCGCATCGAGCGCGCCGCGGCCTGCATCGCACCGACGCCGTCGGTGCGCATGATGCGCTCGACGTTTTCCACCACGACGATGGCATCGTCGACCAGGATGCCGATCGCCAGCACCACGCCGAACAGCGTGATCACGTTCAGCGATAGGCCGAGCGCGTACAGGCACGCGACCGTGCCCAGCAGCGACACCGGCACCACGATGCAGGGGATCAGCGTGGCGCGCAGGTTGCCGAGGAACAGGTACAGGATCAGGAACACCAGCACGGTGGCCTCGACCAGCGTCAGCACCACGCGCGAGATCGACGCCTGCACGAAGGTGGCGCCGTCATACGAGATCTCGTAGCGCACGTCGCCCGGGAAACCCTGGCTGGCGGCGTCCAGCGCGGCGCGCACGGTGCGCGAGGTCTGCAGCACGTTGGCGCCGTCGGCCAGCTTCAGGCCGATCGAGGCAGCGTTGCGCGTGTTCAGCGTAGAGCCATAGCGGTAGTCGCTGGCGGCCAGCTCCACCCGCGCCACGTCGCGCAGCAGCACCGCCGAGCCGTCGGTGGCGGCGCGCACCACGATGCGCCCGAACGCCTGCGCATCGCTCATCGGCGCGGGCGGACGCACGATCGCCTGGAACGGCTGCCCCGGCACCGCCGGCGCGCCGCCCAGCTGGCCCGGCGTGACGTTGCCGTTGCGCGCGCGGATGGCGGCCTCGACCTCGGCCGTGGTCAGGTTGAAGGCGTGCAGCTTGTCGGGGTCGAACCAGATCCGCAGGGCGTACTCGGCGCCATAGGGCTCGGCCTTGCCGATGCCGGGCAGGCGGCGCAGCAGCGGCAGCACCGAGCCCGCGGCGAAGTCGCCCAGCGCGGTTTCATCGAGCTGGCCGCTGTCCGAGACCAGCGACACATACATGAAGGCGCTGCTGCTGGCCTGGTCGACATAGACCCCGCCGCGGCGCACCGCTTCGGGCAGCAGCGGCTCGGCCTGGGCCACGCGGTTGCGCACGTTGACCTGCGCCAGCTGCGGGTCGGTGCCCTGGCGGAAGCCCAGCGTCACCGTGGCGGTGCCGCCCTCGCTGCTGGAATCGAGGTAGAGCAGGCCGGGAATGCCGTGCATCTGCTGCTCCAGCACCGCGGTGACGCGATCTTCCACCGTGCGCGCGGACGCGCCCGGGTAATCGGCATAGATGATCACCGTCGGCGGCGCCACCGCCGGATACTGGGCGATGGGGATGCGGTTCAGGGCCAGCAGGCCCGCCACCACGGTCAGGATGGCCAGCACCCAGGCGAACGCCGGGCGCTTCAGGAAAAACGACGCCATGTCAGGTCAGGGCTGGCACGGGCGCACGGCAAGTGAAGATCGGCCGTGGCTCCGGTGCGGTTGGAACGGAACGGCTTGGATGCGGAGACGCCGCAAACGACTGCGGCAAGTGGCGCGCGTACCGGCGGTACGGGGGTCCGGCGGGAATGGACCCGGCGCTGCGGCGGGAAGGATCGGGTAAGGATCAACGCCGGCGACCGGCCGTCATACTGCGGCCTTGCCGGCGATTATAGACAGGGAAGCGTAGCCCGGACAACGCAAACATCACATTGTCGGCCCCCCACGGAGGTCGGGGGAGGGCCGGGGACTACAGGTCGCGCGCGGCGAAGGCGTCGCACTTGCGGATGTCGCCGGACTCGATGCCGCGGCGCAGCCAGCGCACGCGCTGCTCGCTGGAGCCGTGGGTAAAGGCTTCCGGGACGACATAGCCTTGCGACTGACGCTGCAGCCGGTCGTCGCCGATCGCCGCGGCGGCCTTCAGGCCTTCCTCGATATCGCCAGGCTCCAGCAATTGCTGGTTGGCGCGCTGCGCGGTGGCGGCCCAGACCCCGGCGAGGCAGTCGGCCTGCAACTCCATGCGCACCGACAACTGGTTGGCCTGGGCCTCCCCCATGCGCCGGCGCGCGCTGTCGACCTTGTCCGAGACGCCGAGCAGGTTCTGCACATGGTGGCCGATCTCGTGCGCGATCACATAGGCCTGGGCGAAGTCACCGCCGGCGCCGAAGCGCTGGCGCAATTCGTCATAGAAGGCCAGGTCGATATAGACCTTCTGGTCGCCGGGGCAGTAGAACGGGCCCATCGCCGACTGGCCGGTGCCGCATGCCGTCGGCGTGGCGCCGGAGAACAGCACCAGCGTCGGTGGCGCATAGCGGCGGTTGAGCTGGGTTTCGAAGATGTGTTGCCAGGTGCGCTCGGTATTGCCCAGCACCTTGCGCGTGAACACGGTCATCTGGTCCGTCGCCGGCGGCCGGTTGACCTGCTGCTGTTGCTGCTGCGGGCCGGATCCCTGCAGCACCGACGCGCCCTGCATGATCAGCATCGGATCGATGCCGAAGAAGTACGACGCCGCCAGCGCGATGATCACCGTGCCGATGCCGATCGACTTGCCGCCAAGACCGCCGAATCCGCCGCGACGGTCTTCAACGTGCTGGCTTTCGGCTTCGTCATCTAGGCGCATGGGGGCTCCGCTGCTTGGGAAAGAGGGTGAGGAAAGTGGAATTCAGTATAGCAATCCGCGCTTCGGTGCTCGTTGCGGCGTCGCGCCGTGCCGGCGGATGCGCGCGCCACGCCAAAAAAAACACCGCCCACTCACCCTGGAGACGGGCAATGCGGGCGGTGTGCGGCAAAGCGAAGAACCGGGTTTGCACCCGGTTCCGTCATGGCCTGGAGGTTCCGGAGCGGGAACGCGCGAGCGCGCGCTCAGGCCAGCGCGGCCTCGCGTGCGGCAGGCGCGGCGGCCACCACGCTGGCGCTGACTTCGGCCACGCGCAGCAGGTTGGTGGTGCCGCCCTGGCCGAACGGCATGCCGGCGGCGATGGTGATCTGGTCACCCGGCGCGGCGTAGCCTTCGGCGACGGCGGCGCGCGTGGCGGCTTCGACCATTTCATCGACGCTCTGCACGTCCGGGCTCACGGTGGAGTGGATGCCCCACGCGATCGCCAGCCGGCGCGCGATCTCCAGGTTGGGCGTGATGCTGACGATCGGCGCGCACGGCCGTTCGCGCGCGGCACGCAGCGCGGTCGAGCCGGACGAGGTATAGGTCACCGTCGCGGCCGCGCCGATGATGTGCGTGACTTCGCGCAGCGCGGCGCAAATGGCATCCTGGCGCGTGTTCAGCGGGGTCTCGTGCTGGGCGTCGAGCAGGTTGCGGTACAGCGGGTCGCGCTCGACCTCGGTGACGATGCGGTTCATCATCGACACCGCCTGCACCGGGTAGCGGCCGTTGGCCGACTCGGCCGACAGCATTACCGCATCGGCGCCTTCATAGATCGCGCTGGCCACGTCCGAGGCTTCGGCGCGGGTCGGCACCGGCGAGTCGATCATCGATTCCAGCATCTGCGTGGCGATCACCACCGGCTTGCCCAGCTGGCGGCACACGCGCAGGATGCGCTTCTGCACGCCCGGCACGCGCTCGGGCGGCAGTTCCACGCCGAGGTCGCCGCGCGCCACCATCACCGAATCGGACACCCGCACGATCTCTTCCAGCTGCTGCAGCGCGGCCGGCTTCTCGATCTTCGACAGGATGCCGGCACGGGTGCCGACGATCTCGCGCGCCTCGACGATGTCGGACGGGCGCTGCACGAACGACAGGCCGATCCAGTCGGCGCCCAGCGACAGCGCGAAGTCCAGGTCCTTGCGGTCCTTCTCGGTCAGCGCGGGGATGGGGATCACCGCGTCGGGCACATTCACGCCCTTGCGGTCGGACAGCGTACCGTTATTGGCCACGCGCGTGGTGATGGTGCCGGTGGTGACCGACTCGATCGCCAGGCGCACCTTGCCGTCGTCGATCAGCAGCGACTGTCCCGGCTGCGCGGCCTGGAACAGCTCCGGGTGGGGCAGGTAGACGCGGGTGCCGTCGCCCGGGGTCGGGTCGCTGTCGAGCACGAACACATCGCCGGTGCGCACCGCAACCTTGCCGGCGGCGAAGGTGCCGATGCGCAGCTTGGGGCCCTGCAGGTCGGCCAGCACGGCGATGGGGCGGCCGGTCTCGGCCTCGACCTGGCGCACCGCGTCGTAGCGCGCGCGGTGGTCGTCGTGCGTGCCGTGGCTGAAGTTCAGCCGGAACACGTCCGCGCCGGCCTCGAACAGCGCGCGGATCACCGCGATGTCGGTGCTGGCGGGGCCGAGCGTGGCCACGATCTTCGCTTTGCGCTGGCGTCTCATGATGTCTCCTCTTCCATTCTCGGTAGCGGCGCGTCGGCGCCGCGAGTCAATTGGTACTGCTGTGCTTAACTGCTCGTCATTCCCGCGCATACCCGAAGGGCACGTGGGCGGGAATCCAGCGTCTTTCACGTCCCCCTGGGGAAAAAGTCACTGGGTCCCCGCGTGCGCGGGGACGACGCTTGGGTCAGGTAATCAAAATCGCGCGGAAATCGTTCACGTTGGTGCGGGTCGGGCCGGTGACGATCAGGTCTTCCAGGCCGGCGAAGAAACCGTAGCCGTCGTTGTTCTCCAGGTGCGCGCGCGCATTCAGCCCGCGCGCGCCGGCACGGGTCAGGGTGTCGGGCGACAGCATGGCGCCGGCG
It encodes the following:
- a CDS encoding multidrug efflux RND transporter permease subunit — its product is MASFFLKRPAFAWVLAILTVVAGLLALNRIPIAQYPAVAPPTVIIYADYPGASARTVEDRVTAVLEQQMHGIPGLLYLDSSSEGGTATVTLGFRQGTDPQLAQVNVRNRVAQAEPLLPEAVRRGGVYVDQASSSAFMYVSLVSDSGQLDETALGDFAAGSVLPLLRRLPGIGKAEPYGAEYALRIWFDPDKLHAFNLTTAEVEAAIRARNGNVTPGQLGGAPAVPGQPFQAIVRPPAPMSDAQAFGRIVVRAATDGSAVLLRDVARVELAASDYRYGSTLNTRNAASIGLKLADGANVLQTSRTVRAALDAASQGFPGDVRYEISYDGATFVQASISRVVLTLVEATVLVFLILYLFLGNLRATLIPCIVVPVSLLGTVACLYALGLSLNVITLFGVVLAIGILVDDAIVVVENVERIMRTDGVGAMQAAARSMREVSGALVAVTLVLCAVFVPMAFFGSAVGVIYRHFAVTLAVSIAFSLFFALTLAPAMCASLLRHSAAPARGPLAWFDARFAAFTGRYAGWVQALQRRRLRWLAVYLALTLACGYALWKMPSGFLPEEDTGEIVVDVELPAGSTQADTRRLVAGLEQWMRDQHYPVRSSFAVLGWSSGGSGEQRASLFIGLSDWKARGREHTAQAVLERLSAGLESWPGRGAAQLFAYNSSALPELGSIGGLDMRLVARQPVGREALFAARDKLIERARQDPVLGEVRATTGQPVPALDLKIDYRKAEAFGVDAEAVHHTLSATLGSRYIDEVAREGRVRRVILQADAPFRMQPDQLARVHVRNAQGAMVSLAAFASLEWGQGEVTLERFDGFSSVRINAEVAPGYTTGAAMTRLTELVRGLGPEFDVRWTGRAYEQQQTGTQAPWLFALSLLFIFLCLVALYESWTLPLAVIAIVPTGLMGAAAAIWLRGMPNDVYFKVGVVVIMGLAAKNAILIVEYAEQLRRGAAGAMDAVEAATRAARQRLRPVVMTSLAFVLGVVPLAISTGPGAGAQQAVGTGVLGGMLGATVLGTLAVPLLYAAIARRLPRAQPAAEPEAAVSAE
- a CDS encoding neutral zinc metallopeptidase, whose protein sequence is MRLDDEAESQHVEDRRGGFGGLGGKSIGIGTVIIALAASYFFGIDPMLIMQGASVLQGSGPQQQQQQVNRPPATDQMTVFTRKVLGNTERTWQHIFETQLNRRYAPPTLVLFSGATPTACGTGQSAMGPFYCPGDQKVYIDLAFYDELRQRFGAGGDFAQAYVIAHEIGHHVQNLLGVSDKVDSARRRMGEAQANQLSVRMELQADCLAGVWAATAQRANQQLLEPGDIEEGLKAAAAIGDDRLQRQSQGYVVPEAFTHGSSEQRVRWLRRGIESGDIRKCDAFAARDL
- the pyk gene encoding pyruvate kinase, coding for MRRQRKAKIVATLGPASTDIAVIRALFEAGADVFRLNFSHGTHDDHRARYDAVRQVEAETGRPIAVLADLQGPKLRIGTFAAGKVAVRTGDVFVLDSDPTPGDGTRVYLPHPELFQAAQPGQSLLIDDGKVRLAIESVTTGTITTRVANNGTLSDRKGVNVPDAVIPIPALTEKDRKDLDFALSLGADWIGLSFVQRPSDIVEAREIVGTRAGILSKIEKPAALQQLEEIVRVSDSVMVARGDLGVELPPERVPGVQKRILRVCRQLGKPVVIATQMLESMIDSPVPTRAEASDVASAIYEGADAVMLSAESANGRYPVQAVSMMNRIVTEVERDPLYRNLLDAQHETPLNTRQDAICAALREVTHIIGAAATVTYTSSGSTALRAARERPCAPIVSITPNLEIARRLAIAWGIHSTVSPDVQSVDEMVEAATRAAVAEGYAAPGDQITIAAGMPFGQGGTTNLLRVAEVSASVVAAAPAAREAALA
- the rnk gene encoding nucleoside diphosphate kinase regulator, translated to MTATKTQTATLYLTELDVTRLERIASRAGSAQLEDMLDSLLARATIVAPEEIPTDVVTMNTRVVCTLPGEQAPRNWTLVYPDAADFDAGRLSVLSPVGQALLGARAGQTVSYRLPDGREQQVTVAEIAFQPEASGQYTL